The Salinivibrio kushneri genomic interval AACCCGACACTCCGGCGATTATTGATGCGCAAAAGAAAAAGCCCCGAGTGCCCGTGCATGCCATCGCCACCAGCGCAGCACCCATGGTGCGTTTTATCGGCCATCCGGACTTGCCCGAAAACAGCGCGTTTTTTGACCCTTGGATCTCACGCTTATCCCAATGGATCGCCGCGGGCAAAACGCCCTATTTAATGATTCATACCTCAGATAACGATCAGGCCCCTGCACTGGCTGCACACTTGTATCAACGTCTTGATTTATCAACGCCACTGGCTTCCGTCACGCGCGCCGCGCAAAGCCAGCAAGGAGCATTGTTTTAATGTCCGCCCCACGCGGCGCGCTCACCGTGCAGACAGGGGCAGAAAAATTCACTACAATACGCCGCTTTTGTGGCAGTGTTTACGCGCGTCATGCGCGAGAACCTGCCTGCTAGGCTGATGTGTAGGGGCTTACATGGCTAATCAGGATAAAATTTTCGCTGCGCCTATCGAGAAAATGGGCGACTTCACCTTCGATGAAAATGTCGCCGAAGTGTTCCCGGATATGATCCAGCGCTCGGTGCCGGGATACAGCAATATCATTTCGGCCATTGGCATGCTGGCCAAGCGTTTTGCTGCGCCTGATAGTCATATTTACGATCTGGGCTGTTCGCTAGGTGCTGCCACTTTATCGATGCGCCGCCATATCCCTCATGACAGCTGCAAAATCATCGCGGTGGATAACTCTCAAGCCATGGTTGAGCGTTGTCGCTTGCATGTTAACGCGTATCGCGGAGCCGCCGATGTTGAGGTTCGCGAAGCCGATATTCGCGACGTCGAGATAACCAATGCCTCGATGGTGGTGCTTAATTTTACCCTACAGTTTTTAAGCCCTGACGATCGCCAAGCCCTACTCACTCGCATTTATCAAGGCTTGAAGCCAGGTGGGATCCTGATTTTATCCGAGAAGTACCGCTTTGAAGATGACACCGCCAATGAGTTGCTGATCGATTTACACCACGACTTTAAGCGCGCCAATGGCTATAGCGAGCTTGAGATCAGCCAAAAGCGCAGTGCACTTGAGAATGTGATGCGTCCAGACAGTATTACCACCCACCAAGCGCGACTTAATGCCATTGGCTTTAGCAGCGTCGCCATGTGGTTCCAGTGTTTTAACTTTGGTTCAATGTTCGCCATTAAGTAAGACCAACCTGATAGTACGAGTAATCTGATGTTTGATTTTTCCGATTTTTATCAGCTGATTGCTAAAAACCGCTTGAGCCATTGGCTCGAGGTATTGCCAGCGCAGTTAGCCGAGTGGCAACACCAGCCGCATGGCGATATGCCTAAGTGGATAAAAGTCCTGCACAAGATCCCAACCACTGCGCCCGAGACGGTTGAACTGAAAGACGCGGTGCGTATAGGTGATGACAGTAGCTTACCTAATGGCGAGCGCAAAAAATTAGAAAACTTATTACGCATCTTGCACCCTTGGCGTAAAGGCCCGTACCAGGTACACGGCATTGATATTGATACCGAATGGCGCTCCGATTGGAAGTGGGATCGGGTGCTGCCGCATATTTCGCCGCTAAAAGGGCGTTATGTGCTTGATGTCGGTTGCGGCAATGGTTATCACATGTGGCGAATGTTGGGCGAAGGGGCCGAACTGACAGTAGGCATCGATCCATCAGAGCTATTTTTGATGCAATTCGATGCCATTCGGCGCTTGATGGGTAACGATCAGCGTGCGCACCTGTTACCTTTAGGGATTGAAAAACTGCCAGCGCTGCGCGCATTCGACACCGTGTTCAGCATGGGTGTGTTGTATCACCGCCGCTCTCCTCTCGATCATCTGATGCAACTTAAAGATCAGTTGCGTAAAGATGGCGAGCTGGTGCTGGAAACCTTGGTAATCGATGGTGATGAAAACGCGGTGTTGGTGCCGACCAGCCGCTATGCACAAATGCGCAACGTCTACTTTTTCCCGTCCGCGCGTGCGTTAAAAGTCTGGCTGGAAAAAGTTGGATTTGTCGATGTGCGTATTGTCGACGAGTGCGTCACCACCACGGATGAACAGCGCAGTACCGAGTGGATGACCCATAACTCGCTGCCAGATTACCTAAACCCAGATAACCCCGCGCAAACCATCGAAGGGTATCCGGCCCCTAAACGCGCGATCTTAGTGGCTCGTAACCCAGACTAACTTGCTGGGTCTGAAAAACAACACCACCGCCAGTCATCCTCCGATTGGCGGCGGGGTTGAAGTATCTTTACCTGGCACCCACCCCGCCCTGACGCCCCGCTC includes:
- the cmoA gene encoding carboxy-S-adenosyl-L-methionine synthase CmoA translates to MANQDKIFAAPIEKMGDFTFDENVAEVFPDMIQRSVPGYSNIISAIGMLAKRFAAPDSHIYDLGCSLGAATLSMRRHIPHDSCKIIAVDNSQAMVERCRLHVNAYRGAADVEVREADIRDVEITNASMVVLNFTLQFLSPDDRQALLTRIYQGLKPGGILILSEKYRFEDDTANELLIDLHHDFKRANGYSELEISQKRSALENVMRPDSITTHQARLNAIGFSSVAMWFQCFNFGSMFAIK
- the cmoB gene encoding tRNA 5-methoxyuridine(34)/uridine 5-oxyacetic acid(34) synthase CmoB, with the protein product MFDFSDFYQLIAKNRLSHWLEVLPAQLAEWQHQPHGDMPKWIKVLHKIPTTAPETVELKDAVRIGDDSSLPNGERKKLENLLRILHPWRKGPYQVHGIDIDTEWRSDWKWDRVLPHISPLKGRYVLDVGCGNGYHMWRMLGEGAELTVGIDPSELFLMQFDAIRRLMGNDQRAHLLPLGIEKLPALRAFDTVFSMGVLYHRRSPLDHLMQLKDQLRKDGELVLETLVIDGDENAVLVPTSRYAQMRNVYFFPSARALKVWLEKVGFVDVRIVDECVTTTDEQRSTEWMTHNSLPDYLNPDNPAQTIEGYPAPKRAILVARNPD